The segment AAACTAAACTTGCCATCTCGTGGATCCAAGAGATTGAGACCTGCTTCTTGAGTGCCTATCCATAATCTATGACGGGCATCCTCTATCGCACACCATACAGAGTTTTGACCTATACTATTGGTGGTATTGTCATGTTTGTATTGTTTAAAAATCCCCGTTTTAGGATTCAGTTTATTTAGTCCTCCATCTAAGGTGCAAATCCAAATCCCACCATCAAAACACTTTTCGAGGTAGAGTATCTTGTCGGAACTCAAAGAGTTAGGTTGACGGGGATCGTGCTTGTATTGCTTGAAGGTGCCTTGTGACTCATCAAAAAGATTGAGTCCTGCTCCATCTGTACCTATCCATATATTTTGATTAACATCTTGAAGCACCGACTGGGCAATCCTGATATCAGATCCATTAGATTTTTTATAGAAGTGATGGCCAAATGCACTCTTGGAAATGTCAAGTTTAGCCATTCCTTCGTTGTAAGTGGCTATCCAAAAAATACTGTCTTTGTCCTGCAAAATCTTGGAAGTCTGGTTGTTGGGCAAAGAAAAAGGGTCCGCTGGATCGTGTACCAATGTATGAACCAATGACCCTTTGGCATCCAATACATAGATGCCATGATCAGATGTTGCTATCCATATATAACCTCCAGCACCCTGATATATATCATAGATAGCTATGCTCTCTGTTGTGATTTGAGGTAGATAGAACTCTCCCGAGGTGTCCATGATCGACAGTTGCGAAAGATCGTTTCCTATCCAGACCTTTCCTTCTCGATCCACCAGTAGGGATTTAGGCTGATGATCCAACCTATCTCCCCCTTGATTTTTGATCGCGATTCTTTCAAAATCATCTGTATCACTGCGGTATCTATGGACATGATTACCTCCTGTCACCATCCATATCTGGCCGTCTTTGTCTATATCTATTCTTGAGACATCATTATGATCTATAGAATATGAATTTGACGGGTTGTGTACATAATGTGTGAAACGTAATTTTTCATAATCCCCACCCGCTATTTCATCGAGTGGCGCTTTGCTTATCCCATTTTTTGTCGCAACCCATATCTCATTGGTCAGGCTATTGTAATTGATATCATTGATGACAGCTCGGGTGCTGGCTCTCACAAAATCCCCCTTGTACAATTGGATGCGCCTAAACACACCACGCTCTCGACGGTAAATATTCAAGCCATTTTTGGTACCCACCCATAGATTACCATAGCGATCTTCTTCTATAGCCTGGACTCGGTTGTTGCTGATAGATGCCGTGTCATTGATAATGGGACGAAAGATTTTGAATGTATAGCCATCGTAGCGATTGAGACCATCAATGGTACCAAACCATAGGAATCCCTGACTGTCCTGATAGACGTCCACACAGGTACTGCTTGACAGCCCCTCAAGTGTTGAATATTTCTCAAATTTTAAATTGGAAAACTGAGCCTGAAGTGTTTGCATCACCAAACAGCACATCAGACTATACAACAGATAGTATTTAATCCTTTTTGCTTTCATAATCTTTCTCACCCCTTTTTGCTGCACAGTGCAGTCTATAACTCCCCGTCGATCGCCTAACCTTTCCCAATTATCGGCTGTTCAACTACTGCTATAAAATCGCATCAATCTGGCGCAGATTGATGCGATTCATAATTACTGTGCTCTAAATATAGGAAAATCTTCTACTCGCTCGCAACAAACTTGCTCCATTACTTGTTGTAGTTGTGTTTTGAGCATTCCGATGATGTGGTCACCTCCTTCATTGCCCAGTGCTGCTACGCTGTACATGAAGCTTCGTCCCATGAAAGTAAACTCCGCACCACTCGCCAATGTCCTCGCCACATCTGGTCCTGAACGCAGACCACTATCCATCATGATTTTGATCTGTCCTTTGTATTTTTCTGCGATTTTGGTGAGAGGTGCAATCGTTGATTGCCCTGCATCCAGTTGGCGTCCTCCGTGATTGGAGACGATGATCCCGTCCAAACCTAGTTTAATGGCTCGCTCGGTATCTTCCTCACTGGCTACACCTTTTAGCACAATTTTTCCCTTCCATTTGTCACGAATGGCAGCTACTTTGTCTTCATTGAGTCTCCCTGAAAACGTCTGATCCATGAATTTCCCCAGCTGCTTCATGTTTAGTCCCTTAGGCATGTAGGGAATCAAAGTCTTGAAATTAGGTTGACCATGTAGCAGTGTCTTGACGGCCCATTCTGGACGCCCCATAATCTGGAGTATATTGCTCAGTGTCATCCTAGGGGGCATGGCTAGTCCGTTTCGTATATCTCTGGGACGAAACCCAAAAGTTGGCACATCAGACAACAGTACCAAAACGGGGCATTCTGCTGCTTCGGCTCGCTTCAAAATATCGTCTCTCACCTCCTCTTTGGCTGGATGATAAAGTTGAAACCAGGCTCTGCCTTCTGTCAGTTCGCTGGCACGCTCTATGCTCATAGTCGTGACCGTGCTAAGGATAAAGGGCACATTGTGACGGTAGGCCGCTTTGGCTAAAATCTCAGGTGCATTGGGCCACATCAACCCTTGCAGTCCTACAGGGGCAATACCAAATGGGGCATCATAGGTATGT is part of the Reichenbachiella agarivorans genome and harbors:
- a CDS encoding alpha-hydroxy acid oxidase, which translates into the protein MSKWTYNSGYPSIEDLIEKAKKKIPRFAFEYLDGGCNEDVNLIRNTKEIRDVQLIPQYLSKHIQSDMSTELFGHTYDAPFGIAPVGLQGLMWPNAPEILAKAAYRHNVPFILSTVTTMSIERASELTEGRAWFQLYHPAKEEVRDDILKRAEAAECPVLVLLSDVPTFGFRPRDIRNGLAMPPRMTLSNILQIMGRPEWAVKTLLHGQPNFKTLIPYMPKGLNMKQLGKFMDQTFSGRLNEDKVAAIRDKWKGKIVLKGVASEEDTERAIKLGLDGIIVSNHGGRQLDAGQSTIAPLTKIAEKYKGQIKIMMDSGLRSGPDVARTLASGAEFTFMGRSFMYSVAALGNEGGDHIIGMLKTQLQQVMEQVCCERVEDFPIFRAQ